Proteins from a single region of Pseudomonas fulva:
- a CDS encoding DUF3617 domain-containing protein: MPKLSVKLLPLCLLALPFVASAEQQIQPGLWEITSNNMQLGGKTLPSSDVMLQQFKSLPQAQREMMERAMAKQGIQLGEKGVQYCISQAQVDAQNIPLQDPNCSQQITSRDNDRWVFNFTCPQGRGQGEAHFLDDKNFTTQVNGEFDSGAGRQQGSMESEARWVSADCGALRPRQ, encoded by the coding sequence ATGCCAAAGCTTAGTGTGAAGTTACTGCCTCTCTGCCTGCTGGCGCTGCCCTTCGTGGCATCTGCCGAGCAGCAGATCCAGCCCGGTCTCTGGGAGATCACCTCGAACAACATGCAGCTCGGCGGCAAGACCCTGCCCAGCAGCGACGTGATGCTGCAGCAGTTCAAGAGCCTGCCCCAGGCCCAGCGTGAAATGATGGAGCGGGCCATGGCCAAGCAGGGCATCCAGCTCGGCGAAAAGGGCGTGCAGTATTGCATCAGCCAGGCCCAGGTCGATGCCCAGAACATCCCCCTGCAGGACCCCAACTGCAGCCAGCAGATCACCTCCCGTGACAACGACCGCTGGGTGTTCAACTTCACCTGCCCGCAAGGCCGCGGCCAGGGCGAGGCGCATTTCCTCGACGACAAGAACTTCACCACCCAGGTCAACGGCGAGTTCGACAGCGGCGCCGGCCGCCAGCAGGGCAGCATGGAATCCGAGGCCCGCTGGGTGTCGGCAGACTGCGGCGCGTTGCGGCCGCGTCAGTGA
- the cls gene encoding cardiolipin synthase — MEFGIQHFFGYLIAAIHVLGTLAAVHAILTVRTAQGAIAWALSLFFMPYLTLLPYVIFGRSRFYAYIEARRMVDRQMHKAMASLDWRPWVQEAIAAGESEAYGQLRALPRLGRMPCLAGNQVNLLVDGKATFEAIFQAIAEAHQVILIQFFIVHDDKLGRRLQQALLERAAAGVQVYFLYDAVGSHALPRRYIKRLREGGVHVHAFPTGGGVLNRFQLNFRNHRKIVVVDGERGFLGGHNVGDEYLGEKPRLSPWRDTHVAVHGPAVACLQESFAEDWFWATRKLPPLLLPERYPDEGMLCQVISSGPADAQETCSLLFVEMLNAARERIWLTSPYFIPDEALFAALRLAVLRGVDVRILLPSRPDHRIVYAASNLFALEALRAGVRIFRYLPGFLHQKVALIDGDIGVVGSANLDNRSFRLNFEITLVTVDPEFARQVEAMLENDFSQSRELIGADRREVHRLQQLGMRVARLISPIL, encoded by the coding sequence ATGGAATTCGGCATCCAGCATTTCTTCGGTTACCTGATCGCAGCGATCCATGTACTGGGTACGCTCGCTGCCGTGCACGCGATCCTCACCGTGCGCACCGCCCAGGGTGCCATTGCCTGGGCGCTGTCGCTGTTCTTCATGCCCTACCTGACCCTGCTGCCCTACGTGATCTTCGGGCGCAGCCGCTTCTACGCCTATATCGAGGCGCGCCGGATGGTCGACAGGCAGATGCACAAGGCCATGGCCTCGCTGGACTGGCGACCCTGGGTGCAGGAGGCCATCGCCGCCGGCGAGTCCGAAGCCTATGGCCAGCTGCGCGCGCTGCCGCGCCTGGGGCGCATGCCTTGCCTGGCCGGCAACCAGGTCAACCTGCTGGTCGACGGCAAGGCCACCTTCGAGGCGATCTTCCAGGCGATTGCCGAAGCGCACCAGGTGATCCTCATCCAGTTCTTCATCGTGCATGACGACAAGCTCGGGCGCCGCCTGCAGCAAGCCTTGCTGGAGCGCGCAGCGGCTGGCGTGCAGGTGTACTTCCTCTACGATGCGGTCGGCAGCCATGCCCTGCCGCGCCGCTATATCAAGCGCCTGCGCGAAGGCGGCGTGCACGTGCATGCCTTCCCCACCGGGGGCGGCGTGCTCAACCGCTTCCAGCTGAATTTCCGCAACCACCGCAAGATCGTGGTGGTCGATGGCGAGCGTGGCTTTCTCGGCGGCCACAACGTCGGCGACGAATACCTGGGCGAGAAACCGCGCCTGTCGCCGTGGCGCGACACCCATGTCGCCGTGCACGGCCCGGCGGTGGCCTGCCTGCAGGAGTCCTTCGCCGAAGACTGGTTCTGGGCGACCCGCAAGCTGCCGCCGCTGCTGCTGCCCGAGCGCTACCCGGACGAAGGCATGCTCTGCCAGGTGATCAGCAGCGGCCCGGCCGATGCCCAGGAAACCTGCTCGCTGCTGTTCGTGGAAATGCTCAACGCCGCCCGCGAGCGCATCTGGCTGACCAGCCCCTACTTCATCCCCGACGAGGCGCTGTTCGCCGCCCTGCGCCTGGCCGTGCTGCGCGGCGTGGACGTGCGCATCCTGCTGCCTTCACGGCCGGACCACCGCATCGTCTACGCCGCCTCCAACCTGTTCGCCCTGGAAGCGTTGCGCGCCGGCGTGCGGATCTTCCGCTACCTGCCGGGCTTCCTGCACCAGAAGGTCGCGCTGATCGACGGGGATATCGGCGTGGTCGGCAGCGCCAACCTGGACAACCGCTCGTTCCGCCTGAACTTCGAAATCACCCTGGTGACGGTCGACCCGGAGTTCGCCCGCCAGGTCGAAGCGATGCTGGAGAACGACTTCAGCCAGTCCCGCGAACTGATCGGCGCCGACCGCCGCGAAGTGCATCGCCTGCAGCAACTGGGCATGCGCGTGGCGCGGCTGATCTCGCCGATTCTCTAG
- a CDS encoding IclR family transcriptional regulator produces the protein MAADKDELTDYRVPALQRGLAILQMFTASQRTLSSNLIAERLGVSVSAIYRILVTLTDMGYLSKLGTNNYELGPQVLCDGFAYLASRDLVYIAMPHLNALRDRTSMSCHLGIREHTEVIYLYRAFAAQRLSVNVPIGTRLPCHVTALGRVLLSELEEGALAALYTHVRLDGYPTPAPKTLPELLRMSGDDRARGFVLHRSDYSTAIAAPVRDHSGQIIAAINLSGPDAIMNDDATRQALHEALLSCAAQISRSAGYRAG, from the coding sequence ATGGCCGCCGACAAAGATGAGCTGACCGACTACCGCGTCCCCGCGCTGCAACGCGGGCTCGCCATTCTGCAGATGTTCACTGCCAGCCAGCGCACCCTGAGCAGTAACCTGATCGCCGAGCGTTTGGGCGTCAGCGTCTCGGCCATCTACCGGATTCTGGTGACGCTCACGGATATGGGCTACCTGAGCAAACTGGGCACCAACAATTACGAACTCGGCCCCCAGGTGCTCTGCGACGGTTTCGCCTACCTGGCCAGCCGTGACCTGGTGTATATCGCCATGCCCCACCTCAACGCCCTGCGCGACCGCACCTCGATGTCCTGTCACCTGGGCATCCGCGAGCACACCGAGGTGATCTACCTGTACCGCGCCTTCGCCGCCCAGCGGCTGTCGGTCAACGTGCCGATCGGCACACGCTTGCCATGTCACGTCACCGCACTGGGCCGCGTGCTGCTGAGCGAACTGGAGGAAGGCGCCCTGGCCGCGCTGTATACCCATGTACGCCTGGATGGCTACCCGACGCCGGCCCCCAAGACGCTGCCAGAGCTGCTGCGCATGAGCGGCGATGATCGCGCGCGCGGGTTCGTTCTGCATCGCTCGGACTATTCCACGGCCATCGCCGCCCCGGTGCGTGACCACAGTGGACAGATCATCGCGGCCATCAACCTGTCCGGCCCGGACGCGATAATGAATGACGATGCCACCCGACAGGCACTGCATGAAGCCCTGCTGAGCTGCGCGGCGCAAATCTCGCGCAGCGCTGGCTATCGGGCCGGCTGA
- a CDS encoding sarcosine oxidase subunit gamma, whose product MMSLTIRDHAERSPIYDLHRAAPLTLLGERLFVAGSAGEGEQLQRCALIDLSNLPRVGFRGTDSAAYLQSQGYQLPDRPNQAYLQGSGEQVLRLSQTEYFLLGSLADGGARIAADEAGWHYDGHQASYLLPRQDSHAWLALTGAHLPELFAKLCGVDLRAEAFPLGAVVQTSVARLNAIVVNAGTAALPVFHLLCDRASAHYLWGALLDAMDEFGGKTAGIEALR is encoded by the coding sequence ATCATGAGCCTGACCATTCGCGACCACGCTGAACGCAGCCCCATTTATGACCTGCACCGCGCGGCGCCGCTGACCCTGCTGGGCGAGCGGCTGTTCGTCGCCGGCTCCGCCGGCGAAGGCGAGCAATTGCAACGCTGCGCGCTGATCGACCTGAGCAACCTGCCGCGGGTCGGCTTCCGTGGTACCGACAGCGCGGCTTATCTGCAAAGCCAGGGCTATCAACTGCCGGACAGGCCCAACCAGGCCTACCTGCAAGGCAGTGGCGAGCAGGTGCTGCGCCTGTCGCAGACCGAGTACTTCCTGCTCGGCAGCCTGGCCGACGGCGGCGCCCGCATCGCCGCTGACGAGGCGGGCTGGCATTACGACGGGCACCAGGCCAGTTACCTGCTGCCCCGCCAGGACAGCCACGCCTGGCTGGCCCTGACCGGCGCGCACCTGCCGGAGCTGTTCGCCAAGCTCTGCGGCGTCGACCTGCGCGCAGAAGCCTTCCCGCTCGGCGCGGTGGTGCAGACCTCGGTGGCGCGCCTGAACGCCATCGTGGTCAATGCCGGCACCGCGGCGCTGCCGGTCTTCCATCTGCTGTGTGATCGCGCATCCGCGCATTACCTGTGGGGCGCCCTGCTGGACGCCATGGACGAATTCGGCGGCAAAACCGCCGGCATCGAGGCGCTGCGTTGA
- a CDS encoding 2Fe-2S iron-sulfur cluster-binding protein produces the protein MNRLPAPMGLLIDRNKPLTFSFDGNTCQGFAGDTIASALAADGRWLLSRSFKYHRPRGPLTMAGQDANTLVQLPHEPNVLADEYPLAAGMTVTPQNVNGSLEKDRDAILGAFSKFMPVGFYYRAFYKPKGMWKRWEPLIRKKAGLGVLDLKFEPTYHDKAYLFCDLAVVGSGPAGLAAALHAANGGAKVLLIEQNPVLGGSLTYARFGLDANAAMGLREELVSAVQGHANIRVLESAICNAWFADNYLPVIQGNRLYKVRARQCIVASGSFDQPVIFRNNDLPGVMLTSAAQRLMRLYAVKPGKRAVVLTGNDDGYLAALDLFEAGVEVAAVVDMRARSDTSSLISAVQANGIACHAGHTVYEAFAGKNTRHLSAVEVRRINGQGKVAEASMRIDCDLLCMSAGYMPVYQLLCQAGGSLRYADEHAAFSIHNLPKILRVAGSVNGRHDLQRVLADGQRAANEALADLGLQVTAVTGADKDDSRVNFPWPIFAHPQGKEFVDFDEDLQIKDIVNATRHGYRDVQLVKRFSTVGMGPSQGRHSALPTARLVADATGRSVSETGVTTARPPFSAEKLAHIAGRGFDPYRQTAMHQRHVELGAKLMPAGVWQRPAFYGKAEDREACMQAEARHVREKVGLIDVSTLGGLDVRGPDAAELLERLYTFGFKKLAIGRTRYALMTAEDGVVIDDGVACRLSEQHFYVSATTSGVDRVYRSMLKWNAQWRLNVDIANVSAAFAAVNLAGPLSRQVLEKVCSDVDLSPEGFPYLGVREGKVAGVPARLLRVGFVGELGYEIHVPARFGEHLWDALMEAGAAFDIRPFGVETQRLLRLEKGHVIISQDTDGMTHPAEIDMGWAIGRKKPFFVGKRTIEILEAQPLKRKLVGFTLPKGKSKPLEGHLVLNGPDITGNVTSCEYSETVGAIIGMAYAGADQATPGMQIPIRVEGGEIVQATVVQLPFFDPESQRQEL, from the coding sequence ATGAATCGCCTGCCCGCTCCCATGGGGTTGTTGATCGACCGCAACAAGCCGCTGACCTTCAGCTTCGACGGCAACACCTGCCAGGGCTTTGCCGGCGATACCATCGCCAGCGCCCTGGCCGCCGACGGCCGCTGGCTGCTGTCGCGCTCGTTCAAATACCACCGCCCGCGTGGCCCGCTGACCATGGCCGGCCAAGACGCCAATACCCTGGTGCAACTGCCGCACGAACCCAACGTGCTGGCGGACGAATACCCGCTGGCGGCGGGCATGACCGTGACGCCGCAGAATGTCAACGGCAGCCTGGAAAAGGATCGCGACGCAATTCTCGGCGCGTTCTCCAAGTTCATGCCGGTAGGCTTCTACTACCGCGCCTTCTACAAACCCAAGGGCATGTGGAAACGCTGGGAACCGCTGATCCGCAAGAAAGCAGGCCTCGGCGTGCTCGACCTGAAGTTCGAGCCGACCTACCACGACAAGGCCTACCTGTTCTGCGACCTGGCGGTGGTCGGTTCCGGCCCCGCCGGCCTGGCCGCGGCCCTGCACGCCGCCAACGGCGGTGCCAAGGTGCTACTGATCGAACAGAACCCGGTGCTCGGCGGCTCGCTGACTTACGCCCGTTTCGGCCTCGATGCCAATGCCGCCATGGGCTTGCGTGAAGAGCTGGTCAGTGCGGTGCAGGGCCATGCCAATATCCGCGTGCTCGAGTCGGCGATCTGCAACGCCTGGTTCGCCGACAACTACCTGCCGGTGATCCAGGGCAACCGGCTGTACAAGGTACGCGCCAGGCAGTGCATCGTCGCCAGCGGCTCCTTCGACCAGCCGGTGATCTTCCGCAACAACGACCTGCCCGGCGTGATGCTGACCAGCGCCGCCCAGCGGCTGATGCGACTGTACGCGGTCAAACCGGGCAAACGCGCGGTGGTACTGACCGGCAACGACGACGGCTACCTGGCCGCGCTCGACCTGTTCGAGGCCGGGGTGGAGGTCGCCGCGGTGGTCGACATGCGCGCGCGCAGCGACACCTCAAGCCTGATCAGCGCCGTGCAAGCCAATGGCATTGCCTGCCACGCCGGCCACACCGTCTATGAAGCGTTCGCCGGCAAGAACACCCGCCACCTCAGCGCCGTCGAGGTCAGGCGTATCAATGGGCAAGGCAAGGTGGCCGAGGCCAGCATGCGAATCGACTGCGACCTGCTGTGCATGTCCGCCGGTTATATGCCGGTGTATCAGCTGCTTTGCCAGGCCGGCGGCAGCCTGCGCTACGCCGACGAACACGCGGCATTCTCGATTCACAACCTACCGAAGATTCTGCGCGTGGCCGGTTCGGTGAATGGTCGGCACGATCTGCAGCGCGTCCTGGCCGATGGCCAGCGGGCCGCCAACGAAGCCCTCGCCGACCTCGGTCTGCAGGTCACGGCGGTAACCGGCGCGGACAAGGACGACAGCCGGGTCAACTTTCCCTGGCCGATCTTCGCCCATCCGCAAGGCAAGGAATTCGTCGACTTCGACGAAGACCTGCAGATCAAGGACATCGTCAACGCCACCCGTCACGGCTATCGCGACGTGCAACTGGTCAAGCGCTTCTCCACCGTCGGCATGGGGCCGTCCCAAGGCCGCCACTCGGCGCTGCCCACAGCGCGCCTGGTGGCCGATGCCACTGGCCGCAGCGTCAGCGAAACCGGGGTGACCACGGCCCGCCCACCGTTCTCGGCGGAAAAACTGGCGCACATCGCCGGGCGCGGCTTCGACCCCTATCGGCAGACCGCCATGCACCAGCGCCACGTCGAGCTCGGTGCCAAGCTGATGCCCGCAGGCGTGTGGCAGCGCCCGGCCTTCTACGGCAAGGCCGAAGACCGTGAAGCCTGCATGCAGGCAGAAGCCCGCCATGTGCGCGAAAAGGTCGGCCTGATCGATGTCTCCACCCTGGGCGGCCTCGATGTGCGCGGCCCGGATGCCGCCGAGCTGCTGGAGCGCCTGTACACCTTCGGCTTCAAGAAGCTCGCCATCGGCCGTACCCGCTACGCGCTGATGACCGCCGAGGACGGCGTGGTGATCGACGACGGCGTGGCCTGCCGCCTGAGCGAACAGCACTTCTACGTATCGGCGACCACCAGCGGCGTGGATCGCGTGTACCGCAGCATGCTCAAATGGAACGCGCAGTGGCGCCTGAACGTCGACATCGCCAACGTCAGCGCCGCCTTCGCCGCAGTCAACCTGGCCGGCCCGCTGTCGCGCCAGGTGCTGGAAAAGGTCTGCAGCGACGTCGATTTGTCGCCCGAAGGTTTCCCTTACCTCGGCGTGCGCGAAGGCAAGGTCGCCGGGGTTCCGGCGCGGTTGCTGCGCGTTGGTTTCGTCGGTGAACTGGGTTACGAGATCCACGTGCCGGCACGCTTCGGCGAACACCTCTGGGATGCGCTGATGGAAGCCGGTGCAGCCTTCGACATCCGCCCGTTCGGGGTGGAAACCCAGCGCCTGCTGCGCCTTGAAAAAGGCCACGTGATCATCAGCCAGGACACCGACGGCATGACGCACCCCGCCGAGATCGACATGGGCTGGGCCATCGGCCGCAAGAAGCCCTTCTTCGTCGGCAAGCGCACCATCGAGATCCTCGAGGCGCAGCCCCTCAAGCGCAAGCTGGTGGGTTTCACCCTGCCCAAAGGCAAAAGCAAACCCCTGGAAGGCCACCTTGTCCTCAACGGCCCGGACATCACCGGCAACGTCACCTCGTGCGAATACTCCGAGACGGTCGGCGCGATCATCGGCATGGCCTACGCCGGCGCCGACCAGGCCACGCCGGGGATGCAGATTCCGATTCGTGTGGAGGGCGGTGAAATCGTCCAGGCCACCGTGGTGCAACTGCCCTTCTTCGACCCCGAAAGCCAACGCCAGGAGCTGTGA
- a CDS encoding sarcosine oxidase subunit delta, with translation MKIMTCPLNGPRNISEFTYGGELKHMPDPTTCSVAEWADYVFNSENLLGVVTEWWMHTASSYWFLVERHTGSDEILRTFDPRELFNRRVDFAAPEAAQ, from the coding sequence ATGAAGATCATGACTTGCCCGCTCAACGGGCCGCGCAACATCAGCGAATTCACCTACGGCGGCGAACTCAAGCACATGCCCGACCCGACGACCTGCAGCGTCGCCGAATGGGCCGACTACGTGTTCAACAGCGAGAACCTGCTCGGCGTGGTCACCGAATGGTGGATGCACACGGCGTCCAGCTACTGGTTTCTGGTCGAGCGCCACACCGGCAGCGACGAAATCCTGCGCACCTTCGACCCTCGTGAACTGTTCAATCGGCGTGTCGACTTCGCCGCCCCGGAGGCTGCCCAATGA
- a CDS encoding FAD-dependent oxidoreductase: protein MPFSLLKYGLSSEYPVEVDLPASKELKASYDVVIIGAGGHGLATAYYLSKYHGISNIAVLEKGYLGGGNTARNTAVIRSNYLTSEGVKFYIESVRMFENLSNEFDFNIMYSHRGQLTLAHTDATVRAFRQRAEVNKHFGGRTEMIDRQQIRELVPSLNLDPGHIPVLAGLWHIDGGTARHDAVAWGYAKGAAKRGVEIHQLTEVQDFVVEGGRIRAVQTNRGTIACGCVVQAVAGTSSLLMNKLKIKAPIHTYPLQAMVTQPFKPFLDPLVSSSALHCYVQQTSRGEIVFGGGSDPYPLYNTRSTLDLKESLLASAVEMFPFMAGAKLMRQWAGITDMTPDYSPIMGLSPIDGYYLDAGWGTWGFKATPICGKTMAELVASGGKVPELIAPFGLDRFSRFQQVNEMGATAASH from the coding sequence ATGCCTTTCTCGCTGCTCAAATACGGCCTGTCGTCGGAGTATCCCGTCGAGGTCGACCTGCCCGCCTCCAAGGAGCTGAAAGCCTCCTATGACGTGGTGATCATTGGCGCCGGCGGGCATGGCCTGGCCACCGCCTACTACCTGTCCAAATACCACGGCATCAGCAACATCGCGGTGCTGGAGAAGGGTTATCTGGGAGGCGGCAACACCGCGCGCAACACCGCAGTGATCCGCTCCAACTACCTGACCAGCGAAGGTGTGAAGTTCTATATCGAATCGGTGCGGATGTTCGAGAACCTCTCCAACGAGTTCGACTTCAACATCATGTATTCGCACCGTGGCCAGCTCACCCTGGCCCATACCGACGCCACCGTGCGCGCTTTCCGCCAGCGCGCGGAGGTGAACAAGCACTTTGGCGGACGCACCGAGATGATCGACCGCCAGCAGATCCGCGAACTGGTGCCGAGCCTCAACCTCGACCCCGGCCATATCCCGGTGCTGGCAGGCCTCTGGCACATCGACGGCGGCACCGCTCGCCACGATGCCGTGGCCTGGGGCTACGCCAAGGGCGCGGCCAAACGCGGGGTGGAAATCCACCAGCTCACCGAGGTGCAGGACTTCGTCGTCGAAGGCGGACGCATTCGCGCGGTGCAGACCAATCGCGGCACCATCGCCTGTGGTTGTGTGGTGCAGGCGGTGGCCGGTACCAGCTCGCTGCTAATGAACAAACTGAAGATCAAGGCGCCGATCCATACCTACCCGCTGCAGGCGATGGTCACCCAGCCGTTCAAGCCGTTCCTCGATCCGCTGGTGAGCTCCTCGGCCCTGCATTGCTACGTGCAGCAGACCAGCCGTGGCGAGATCGTTTTCGGCGGCGGTTCCGACCCCTACCCGCTGTACAACACTCGCTCGACCCTGGACCTCAAGGAAAGCCTGCTGGCCTCGGCCGTCGAGATGTTCCCGTTCATGGCGGGCGCCAAGCTGATGCGTCAGTGGGCCGGCATCACCGACATGACGCCCGACTACAGCCCGATCATGGGCTTGTCGCCGATCGACGGTTACTACCTCGATGCCGGCTGGGGCACCTGGGGCTTCAAGGCCACACCGATATGCGGCAAGACCATGGCCGAGCTGGTCGCCAGCGGCGGCAAAGTGCCGGAGCTGATCGCGCCGTTCGGCCTGGATCGCTTCAGTCGCTTCCAGCAGGTCAACGAAATGGGCGCCACGGCGGCCAGCCACTGA